In Kangiella profundi, one DNA window encodes the following:
- a CDS encoding ABC transporter ATP-binding protein, producing MTKALSISNLSKTYKNGVQALKGIDLEVEQGDFFALLGPNGAGKSTTIGIISSLVNKTGGSVKVFGHDIDTDLTKAKKMLGLVPQEFNFNIFEGVEQIIWQQAGYYGIGRKEARKRAQPLLEQLGLWDKRNTPARELSGGMKRRLMIARGLIHDPKLLILDEPTAGVDIEIRRSMWDFMQDLNDKGTTIVLTTHYLEEAESLCRNIAIINHGEIVENTNMKSLLAKLDMETFVLDTTGLPEQLPPIDGYDVRRRDETTLEVDVHKGLGVNGVFSALSQHDITVLSMRNKANRLEELFVRLTDNKAGGQAS from the coding sequence ATGACAAAAGCATTATCCATTTCGAATTTAAGCAAGACCTATAAAAATGGCGTCCAGGCTTTGAAGGGGATAGACCTTGAAGTTGAGCAGGGTGATTTTTTCGCGTTGCTTGGACCGAACGGGGCCGGTAAATCCACCACCATCGGTATTATCAGTTCCTTAGTGAATAAGACGGGTGGCTCGGTTAAAGTCTTTGGTCATGATATTGATACGGATCTAACCAAAGCTAAGAAAATGCTTGGACTGGTGCCACAGGAGTTCAACTTTAATATTTTTGAAGGTGTTGAACAGATCATCTGGCAGCAGGCCGGTTATTACGGCATTGGACGCAAGGAAGCCAGAAAGCGAGCACAACCTTTGTTAGAACAGTTGGGGTTGTGGGACAAACGCAACACGCCAGCCAGAGAGCTTTCAGGTGGTATGAAGCGTCGCTTGATGATTGCTCGTGGTTTGATTCATGATCCAAAATTATTAATTCTGGATGAACCTACAGCTGGTGTGGATATTGAGATACGTCGTTCTATGTGGGACTTCATGCAGGACTTGAATGATAAAGGCACGACGATTGTTTTAACGACTCACTATCTTGAAGAAGCAGAAAGTCTGTGCCGCAATATTGCAATTATCAATCATGGAGAGATTGTCGAAAATACCAACATGAAATCACTGCTTGCCAAATTAGACATGGAGACTTTTGTGTTGGATACCACCGGACTTCCTGAGCAATTACCGCCAATCGATGGCTATGATGTGCGTCGCCGTGATGAAACCACTCTGGAAGTAGATGTTCATAAAGGGCTTGGCGTTAATGGTGTTTTCTCTGCTCTAAGCCAACACGATATTACGGTGCTCAGTATGCGTAACAAGGCGAACCGTCTTGAGGAGTTGTTTGTCAGACTGACTGATAATAAAGCTGGAGGGCAAGCATCATGA
- a CDS encoding ABC transporter permease, with the protein MNLVAFKTIVTKEIIRWTRIWTQTLLPPAITMTLYFVIFGNLIGSRVGEMDGFGYMEYIVPGLIMMSVITNSYGNVVSSFFSAKYQRSIEEMMVSPVSNWVILFGYVGGGVLRGLLTGLIVTIIASFFVDLKIYNYFVVISVVFLTSVLFAIGGFINAVFARKFDDVAIVPTFILTPLTYLGGVFYSISLLPEFWQGVSKANPIIYMVNAFRYGFLGASDIAIEVAFALILVFIALLTSLAIYMLNRGIGLRA; encoded by the coding sequence ATGAATCTAGTTGCCTTTAAAACCATTGTCACCAAAGAGATCATCCGCTGGACGCGCATCTGGACCCAGACCTTATTACCGCCAGCAATCACCATGACTCTTTATTTTGTAATCTTCGGTAATTTGATTGGCTCGCGCGTTGGCGAAATGGATGGCTTTGGCTACATGGAATACATCGTGCCAGGTTTAATCATGATGTCAGTGATTACAAACTCCTATGGCAATGTCGTCTCTTCATTCTTCAGTGCAAAATACCAGCGCTCGATTGAAGAAATGATGGTTTCTCCTGTGTCTAACTGGGTGATTCTTTTTGGCTATGTGGGTGGTGGAGTGCTACGCGGATTGTTAACCGGCCTCATCGTGACCATCATTGCATCTTTCTTCGTCGACTTGAAAATCTATAACTACTTCGTGGTCATCAGTGTGGTCTTTTTGACGTCAGTGCTATTTGCTATCGGTGGTTTTATCAATGCTGTATTCGCACGTAAATTTGATGATGTGGCAATTGTTCCTACCTTCATTCTGACACCGCTGACCTATCTTGGTGGTGTATTCTATTCAATCAGTTTGCTGCCGGAATTTTGGCAAGGTGTCTCAAAAGCCAACCCAATCATCTATATGGTGAATGCTTTCCGTTATGGTTTTCTGGGGGCTTCTGATATAGCGATTGAAGTAGCCTTTGCACTGATTCTGGTCTTTATTGCTCTATTGACCAGCCTTGCGATTTATATGCTTAATCGAGGTATCGGACTGCGTGCCTGA
- a CDS encoding LON peptidase substrate-binding domain-containing protein — protein sequence MPEQEANRVIPIFPLQRVVFPDSVLRLQIFEQRYLDMIARQLSQQQGFGVTLIKKGNEAGIPATPFEFGTYVEIVDFDQRDNGLLLITCVGKQRFRINSQTIMPDKLITANVSWLDNVQQRSMTDDQSELVNLLSDLSKHPQVDILDIPERWTELSFVLERLTEYMPISERQKQAVLEENDLDTRIAMLYQMLGWIK from the coding sequence GTGCCTGAGCAAGAAGCCAATCGCGTCATTCCCATCTTCCCGCTGCAGCGGGTTGTCTTTCCGGATAGTGTTCTCAGATTACAAATATTTGAGCAACGCTATCTGGACATGATCGCCAGACAGCTTTCTCAGCAACAAGGTTTTGGCGTTACCTTGATCAAAAAAGGCAATGAAGCAGGAATTCCAGCCACTCCTTTTGAATTTGGAACCTACGTTGAGATTGTCGATTTTGATCAACGAGATAACGGCTTGCTACTGATTACCTGTGTTGGCAAACAGCGCTTTCGTATCAATAGTCAGACCATCATGCCGGATAAATTGATAACAGCGAATGTGTCATGGCTTGATAACGTGCAGCAACGCTCCATGACTGATGATCAGTCTGAGTTGGTTAACCTGCTTAGCGACTTATCGAAACATCCTCAAGTAGACATCTTGGATATTCCCGAGCGCTGGACTGAACTGAGTTTTGTACTTGAGCGCCTAACCGAATATATGCCAATCAGTGAACGCCAGAAACAGGCCGTGTTAGAAGAAAACGACCTCGATACTCGAATTGCTATGTTGTACCAGATGCTGGGCTGGATAAAGTAG
- the fabV gene encoding enoyl-ACP reductase FabV, with product MVIKPKVRGFVCTTAHPHGCVAHVNEQIEYVKNNMPADAEAGPKNVLVIGSSTGYGLASRIVSAFGYGAKTLGLFFEKEPTESKPGTAGWYNNRGFEMAADKAGLWHKSINGDAFSNQAKEDAIKIIKEEMGKIDTVIYSLASPRRQDPETGEVYKSVLKPIGEAVTEKTLNTDKGVVHDVSIEPATEDDIQNTIKVMGGEDWELWMKALDEAGVLADGVKTVAYTYIGKKLTWPIYGHATIGKAKEDLDRASHAIHDMLQNKYNGTANVAVLKAVVTQASSAIPVMPLYISLLYKVMKENGVHEDPIHQIKGLIMDQMYGDDAIYDDTRRYRLDLKELDDSIQNKVEDLWQIATTENINDISDYKGYQHEFFKLFGFEVDGVDYDADVDPRI from the coding sequence ATGGTTATTAAGCCTAAAGTTCGTGGTTTTGTATGTACCACAGCACACCCACATGGCTGCGTTGCCCATGTTAATGAACAGATTGAATACGTTAAAAATAATATGCCTGCTGATGCAGAAGCTGGCCCTAAAAATGTTTTAGTCATTGGCTCATCAACTGGCTATGGCCTGGCGTCACGCATCGTTTCTGCTTTCGGTTATGGTGCCAAAACATTAGGTTTGTTCTTTGAAAAAGAGCCAACTGAATCTAAGCCAGGAACCGCTGGCTGGTATAACAACCGTGGCTTTGAGATGGCTGCTGATAAAGCAGGCCTTTGGCATAAAAGCATCAATGGCGATGCTTTCTCGAATCAGGCCAAAGAAGACGCCATTAAAATCATTAAAGAAGAAATGGGTAAAATCGATACAGTCATTTACTCATTAGCGTCTCCTCGTCGTCAGGATCCTGAAACTGGTGAAGTTTACAAGTCAGTATTAAAACCTATTGGCGAAGCTGTTACTGAAAAAACTTTAAATACCGACAAAGGTGTTGTACACGATGTCAGTATTGAGCCAGCAACTGAAGACGATATTCAGAACACCATCAAAGTTATGGGCGGCGAAGACTGGGAGCTTTGGATGAAAGCTCTAGACGAAGCTGGCGTACTTGCTGATGGCGTTAAAACTGTTGCCTATACCTATATTGGTAAAAAACTGACCTGGCCTATCTATGGTCATGCGACAATCGGTAAAGCCAAAGAAGATCTAGATCGCGCTTCACATGCTATCCATGACATGTTGCAAAATAAATACAATGGCACAGCTAACGTTGCAGTTCTTAAAGCTGTTGTGACTCAGGCAAGTTCAGCTATTCCAGTTATGCCTTTGTACATTTCATTGCTGTATAAGGTCATGAAAGAAAATGGCGTGCATGAAGACCCGATTCATCAGATTAAAGGCTTAATCATGGACCAGATGTATGGCGATGATGCTATCTATGATGACACTCGTCGTTACCGTTTGGATTTGAAAGAGCTTGATGACTCGATTCAAAACAAAGTCGAAGATTTGTGGCAGATTGCAACTACTGAGAACATCAACGATATCTCAGACTACAAAGGTTATCAGCACGAATTTTTCAAGCTATTCGGCTTTGAAGTGGATGGCGTTGATTATGATGCGGATGTCGATCCTCGCATCTAA
- a CDS encoding DUF3592 domain-containing protein gives MELSVNNKKRGNKAGAGCLTVFGGIFFIVGVGIFLFGLASIYSSLQANDWQPVDATITRVEQVISRGDDSTTYGVNGAFQYQYEGQTYISSQLNFYTGTDNIGSYQQDFYYRLKQAKENNRTVTAYVNPDNPSEAVIDKEIRWGMLGFHSIFLIVFGGIGLGIMLAGRFAKKKLVKQNELQQLYPDEPWNWKEEWQTNRFKATTGTGFKVLLGFAIFWNLIAIPASVMAMIEYFKTFEHQILIVLLFPLVGIGLLIAAFVAFMRHKKYGQSELVLQQTPIAIGGINRGAINVPNDEALSQTFGQPIAAVVTLSCQRKITTGSGKSRSTKTKIIWQDDRRVTSSTIGHNTSSYSFEFKVPEDLPQSDDSNPNNRVEWVLQIERKQPGIDLKLDFTLPGFVVAHRVALAESETDLFGSSFSERSFEGGSGGQVSPDGWRNLGIEDSVTSQGNRYYFSAFRHLSFAVGMILFGLIFASVGVGISLFGDAPIMFFIVFGGLGTLIFVLGLRQLTYRSELTVRAGQLQLSSGHLQLSTPRVIHRDDIQSITSHSNMSVGNKQVFHITAMLKDGSKVILAKNLLMRSDVESFIEKIKYEIGMTAR, from the coding sequence ATGGAATTATCAGTTAATAATAAGAAACGAGGTAATAAGGCGGGAGCAGGTTGCTTAACGGTCTTTGGCGGTATCTTTTTTATAGTCGGGGTGGGAATATTCCTATTTGGGCTGGCTTCCATTTATAGTTCATTACAAGCAAACGATTGGCAGCCTGTGGATGCCACTATCACTAGAGTTGAGCAGGTGATATCTCGCGGTGATGACAGTACCACCTATGGCGTCAATGGTGCCTTTCAATACCAATATGAAGGCCAAACCTATATTTCAAGCCAGCTTAACTTCTACACTGGCACTGATAATATTGGCAGTTATCAACAGGACTTTTATTACCGCTTAAAGCAGGCGAAAGAAAATAACAGAACCGTCACAGCCTACGTCAATCCTGATAATCCCAGTGAAGCCGTGATCGATAAAGAGATTCGTTGGGGCATGTTGGGTTTCCACTCGATCTTCTTGATTGTGTTCGGAGGCATTGGCCTGGGGATTATGCTGGCTGGCCGATTTGCCAAAAAGAAATTGGTTAAACAAAACGAATTGCAGCAACTTTATCCCGATGAGCCATGGAATTGGAAAGAAGAGTGGCAGACCAATCGATTCAAGGCAACAACCGGCACCGGTTTCAAGGTTCTGCTTGGCTTTGCAATTTTCTGGAATCTGATTGCCATACCAGCCTCAGTGATGGCGATGATTGAATATTTCAAAACCTTTGAGCACCAGATTCTGATTGTATTGCTGTTTCCACTGGTTGGCATCGGATTGTTGATTGCGGCCTTTGTTGCATTCATGCGGCATAAGAAATACGGACAGAGTGAATTAGTCTTGCAACAAACCCCGATAGCAATTGGCGGAATCAATCGTGGTGCTATCAATGTCCCAAATGACGAAGCATTGTCCCAAACATTTGGTCAGCCTATAGCAGCAGTGGTAACACTTAGCTGTCAGAGAAAAATTACAACAGGTAGCGGTAAAAGCCGCAGCACCAAAACGAAAATCATCTGGCAAGATGATCGAAGGGTGACGTCCTCTACCATTGGCCACAACACCTCCAGTTATTCATTTGAATTTAAAGTGCCGGAAGACTTGCCTCAATCCGATGATTCCAATCCCAATAATCGAGTTGAGTGGGTATTGCAGATTGAACGTAAGCAACCCGGCATTGACCTGAAACTTGATTTCACTTTGCCAGGTTTTGTTGTTGCACACCGCGTTGCTCTGGCCGAGTCTGAAACAGACCTATTTGGTTCCAGCTTTAGTGAGCGTTCATTTGAAGGTGGCTCTGGGGGGCAGGTTAGCCCAGACGGCTGGAGAAATCTTGGCATTGAAGACTCCGTTACCTCGCAGGGTAATCGTTACTACTTCTCAGCATTCAGGCATTTAAGTTTTGCTGTGGGTATGATCCTGTTCGGTTTGATTTTTGCCTCGGTAGGCGTTGGCATTAGTTTGTTTGGTGATGCGCCCATCATGTTCTTTATCGTATTCGGGGGGCTGGGTACCCTGATATTTGTATTGGGCTTAAGACAACTCACATATCGAAGTGAACTGACTGTCAGAGCAGGGCAACTGCAGCTCTCATCCGGTCATTTACAGTTATCAACACCAAGAGTTATTCATCGTGATGATATCCAAAGTATCACGAGCCATAGCAATATGAGTGTTGGCAACAAACAGGTCTTTCACATAACAGCGATGTTAAAAGACGGCAGTAAGGTCATCCTTGCCAAAAACTTATTAATGCGAAGTGATGTGGAATCATTTATAGAGAAAATAAAATATGAAATAGGTATGACAGCTAGATAA
- a CDS encoding LTA synthase family protein yields the protein MTPFVRKNLGFLGQFFLIALTILTTSRLAIVLWQWSRIGSVSDFQAIFIGGLRVDLATLSQLVFLPVVAIMLHALTPFKGNWLARGIKIYCWLALIVLVLMEIATPTFISEYDTRPNRLFFEYLSSPNEVFGMLFNGYLLEMAMGTLLLVVTGWLTRQWLKSYGGDVAVFSPASSLLMLPLLALLLLGARSGIQHRPINPAMVAFSNDRMLNTLPLNSTYSVMYALYQMGNEESAANFYGEIPEETMLQVIQQDVSELGHPVSQDMPSLHTMKPSQPFKKRNLIIVVEESLGAQFVGSLGGKPLTPNIDSWRNKSWFFDNLYATGTRSARGLEAITTGFLPSPARPVLKLPKAQNNFFNLAGLLSDYGYETSFIYGGESHFDNMKGFFLNNGFDLAIDQNNYSNPSFVGNWGVSDEDLFEKALSYLQQIPEQPKFSLIFTSTNHTPFEFPDNKIELYEQPKQTVNNAVKYADYALGKFLNQLEAKGILENSVVLVVADHDARVWGDSLVPIEHFHIPGFIISPDIEPKVEQTLVSQIDLAPTLLSLLGIDHQVPTLGRDLTQLPANYTGRAIMQYGENQAYWDGEEVVILRPNQEPITYLYSAGKYSDQPLHDKQKELIALAYAQFASWAYDKQKYRLN from the coding sequence ATGACTCCATTTGTTAGAAAGAACCTTGGCTTTTTGGGACAGTTTTTCCTGATAGCCTTAACAATACTTACAACCTCAAGACTGGCTATTGTTTTGTGGCAGTGGTCGCGTATTGGGAGCGTCAGTGATTTTCAAGCCATCTTTATTGGCGGTCTCAGGGTTGACCTGGCTACTTTGTCACAACTGGTATTCTTGCCTGTGGTGGCGATTATGCTTCACGCGCTTACACCATTCAAAGGAAACTGGCTTGCCCGCGGTATTAAAATTTACTGCTGGTTAGCACTGATAGTGTTGGTATTGATGGAGATAGCGACACCAACCTTTATCAGCGAATACGACACTCGCCCTAACCGTTTATTTTTCGAATACCTTAGCAGTCCGAACGAAGTGTTCGGGATGTTGTTTAATGGCTATTTACTGGAAATGGCTATGGGTACATTGCTGTTAGTCGTTACTGGCTGGCTCACTCGTCAGTGGCTGAAAAGCTATGGCGGTGATGTTGCTGTTTTCAGCCCAGCCAGCTCTTTATTAATGCTGCCTTTGCTGGCATTGCTGTTGCTGGGCGCACGCTCAGGTATCCAGCATCGCCCTATTAATCCGGCAATGGTCGCTTTTTCAAATGACCGAATGCTCAATACTTTGCCGCTCAACTCAACTTACAGCGTGATGTACGCTCTTTATCAAATGGGCAATGAGGAATCGGCGGCCAATTTTTACGGTGAAATTCCAGAAGAAACCATGCTACAGGTTATTCAACAAGATGTGTCGGAACTTGGACATCCCGTTTCTCAAGATATGCCAAGTTTGCATACCATGAAGCCCAGTCAGCCTTTTAAGAAGCGCAACCTTATCATTGTGGTTGAAGAAAGTTTGGGGGCACAGTTCGTCGGTTCTCTTGGCGGCAAGCCACTGACGCCAAATATCGACTCATGGCGCAACAAAAGCTGGTTCTTTGACAATCTCTACGCAACAGGTACTCGCTCAGCGCGCGGCCTGGAAGCCATAACCACTGGCTTTTTGCCGTCTCCTGCGCGACCAGTTCTGAAACTTCCCAAAGCCCAGAATAATTTTTTCAATCTGGCTGGCTTGCTTTCTGATTATGGTTACGAAACCAGTTTTATCTATGGCGGTGAAAGTCATTTCGATAACATGAAAGGATTCTTTCTAAATAATGGTTTTGATCTTGCTATCGATCAAAACAATTACAGTAATCCATCGTTTGTTGGTAACTGGGGTGTGAGTGATGAGGATTTGTTTGAAAAGGCGCTTAGTTATCTGCAACAAATTCCTGAACAACCAAAGTTCAGCTTAATCTTTACTTCAACAAACCATACCCCTTTTGAGTTTCCAGATAATAAGATTGAGCTTTATGAACAACCAAAGCAGACGGTAAACAATGCTGTAAAATATGCAGATTATGCGCTGGGTAAATTTCTAAATCAGCTGGAAGCGAAAGGCATTTTAGAAAACTCTGTCGTGTTGGTGGTTGCTGATCATGATGCGCGAGTCTGGGGTGATTCACTGGTACCGATAGAGCACTTTCACATTCCCGGCTTTATCATCAGTCCGGATATTGAACCTAAAGTTGAACAAACGCTGGTCAGTCAGATTGATCTGGCTCCGACACTATTATCATTACTTGGTATTGACCACCAGGTTCCAACATTAGGCAGAGATTTAACGCAACTTCCAGCCAACTACACAGGTCGAGCAATCATGCAGTATGGTGAAAACCAGGCCTACTGGGATGGCGAAGAGGTCGTTATTTTACGGCCAAATCAAGAGCCCATTACTTACCTTTATTCAGCCGGAAAATATAGCGACCAACCTTTGCATGACAAGCAGAAGGAATTGATTGCACTGGCTTATGCGCAATTTGCCAGCTGGGCTTATGATAAACAGAAATATCGATTGAATTGA
- a CDS encoding helix-turn-helix domain-containing protein, translating into MKSSKIWFLIAFLTVIIAFDISDLYTDVTLHAEVDHLYVEAFMILVTALVIIYLIIQVVSQRTAVTSLEKELQESKQLLQEQKTQMQEARKEYSEVIRKQFDEWNLTGSEIDTAYLLLKGLSFNEIAEVRGIKEKSVRQQASQIYQKANLPGRHAFAAWFFEDFMG; encoded by the coding sequence TTGAAAAGTAGTAAGATTTGGTTCTTAATCGCATTCTTAACAGTCATCATTGCGTTTGACATTTCGGATCTTTATACCGATGTGACACTACATGCCGAAGTTGACCATTTGTATGTGGAAGCCTTCATGATTTTGGTGACTGCATTGGTCATCATCTATCTCATCATACAGGTTGTTAGCCAGCGTACTGCCGTTACCAGTCTTGAAAAAGAATTGCAGGAAAGTAAGCAACTTTTGCAGGAGCAGAAAACTCAAATGCAGGAAGCTCGTAAAGAATACAGCGAAGTCATTCGTAAACAATTCGACGAATGGAACCTGACAGGTAGTGAAATTGATACTGCCTATCTATTACTCAAAGGACTAAGCTTTAACGAAATAGCCGAAGTGCGTGGCATTAAAGAAAAGTCCGTCCGTCAGCAAGCCTCGCAAATCTATCAGAAAGCAAACTTACCCGGACGTCATGCTTTTGCCGCCTGGTTCTTCGAAGATTTTATGGGGTAG
- a CDS encoding NAD(P)-dependent alcohol dehydrogenase produces the protein MKVAAYAAPSATEDLAPYDIDRRDVGENDVLIDIEYCGVCHSDIHTARNDWHGTQYPIVPGHEIIGRVLEVGSNVKDFKAGQLVGVGCMVDSCRHCHSCEEGLEQYCEEGLVATYNSEDPVSGGITQGGYSDKIVVDKDFVLSVSEKLDTKAVAPLLCAGITTYSPLRQWNVKKGDKVGVIGLGGLGHMGVKLAKAMGAEVVMITTSPEKGKDAKRLGADEVLISKDKEAMKQHANSFDFLLNTVPVPHDVNPYVALLKRDSTMVIVGAIAPLPDIHGGGLIMKRKRIAGSLIGGIKETQEMLDFCAEHNIVSDVEMIDIQNINDAYERVIKSDVKYRFVIDMKSLTQ, from the coding sequence ATGAAAGTAGCAGCGTATGCCGCTCCCTCAGCAACCGAAGATCTAGCTCCATACGACATCGACCGCCGCGACGTTGGCGAGAATGATGTCCTCATCGATATTGAATACTGTGGTGTCTGCCACAGCGACATCCACACCGCGCGCAATGACTGGCATGGCACTCAATACCCGATTGTCCCTGGTCACGAAATTATTGGTCGTGTGCTGGAAGTAGGCAGTAACGTCAAAGACTTTAAAGCCGGACAGTTAGTCGGTGTTGGCTGCATGGTCGACTCCTGCCGCCATTGCCATTCCTGTGAAGAAGGCTTGGAACAATACTGCGAGGAAGGTCTGGTCGCGACCTATAATAGTGAAGACCCAGTTTCTGGTGGTATCACTCAAGGCGGTTATTCCGACAAGATTGTGGTCGATAAAGACTTTGTTTTAAGCGTCTCTGAAAAACTCGATACCAAAGCTGTCGCGCCGTTACTATGCGCGGGCATTACAACCTATTCGCCACTTCGCCAATGGAACGTTAAGAAAGGCGATAAAGTGGGTGTCATAGGTTTGGGTGGACTTGGTCACATGGGTGTCAAACTGGCCAAAGCCATGGGTGCCGAAGTGGTTATGATCACAACCTCGCCAGAGAAAGGTAAGGATGCTAAACGCCTTGGTGCTGATGAAGTCCTGATCTCAAAAGATAAAGAAGCCATGAAGCAGCATGCCAACAGCTTCGACTTCTTATTGAATACCGTGCCAGTACCACACGACGTCAATCCATACGTTGCTCTGCTTAAACGCGACTCAACCATGGTCATCGTCGGTGCGATTGCGCCTCTACCCGATATCCACGGTGGCGGCCTGATCATGAAGCGTAAACGCATCGCTGGCTCATTGATTGGCGGCATCAAAGAAACGCAGGAAATGCTCGACTTCTGTGCCGAGCACAACATCGTTTCGGATGTCGAAATGATCGATATCCAGAACATCAATGATGCCTACGAAAGAGTGATTAAATCCGATGTGAAGTACCGCTTTGTCATTGATATGAAGTCGTTGACGCAATAG
- the dbpA gene encoding ATP-dependent RNA helicase DbpA has translation MSHAAFSTLALQPELIANLADLGFERMTPIQSEALPYILEGKDVIAQAKTGSGKTAAFGLAILEKLDTKNFSVQSLVLCPTRELAEQVAEEIRRLARPIANVKVLTVCGGTPLRPQADSLKHGAHIMVGTPGRVVDHLEKQTLDLEGITTLVLDEADRMLDMGFQPALDTIIEELPIQRQNLLFSATYPPQIQSIAERVMKQPVLVQSIDKHTHASIAQDFYKISDEGERGVAVRLLLLKHRPDSTVIFCNTKNHVKELTQELKNYGFSVLALHGDLEQKERDQALVRFSNNSVSIMVATDVAARGLDIDSLDLVINYHIASDPEVHVHRIGRTGRAGNKGHACSIVINKESHKLARLADYLGQEITTQPLPDRQLLKEPTFRPPMSTIQIDGGKKQKLRPGDILGALTADYRIEGSDVGKIQVANSWAYVAVKTPLLETAVQLLNNGKMKGKKFRARKI, from the coding sequence ATGAGCCACGCTGCTTTTTCGACCCTTGCCTTACAACCTGAATTAATTGCCAATCTGGCGGATCTTGGATTCGAACGGATGACGCCGATCCAGTCCGAAGCATTGCCGTATATTCTCGAGGGCAAGGATGTGATTGCTCAGGCGAAAACCGGTTCGGGTAAAACCGCAGCTTTTGGTCTGGCGATTCTTGAAAAGCTTGATACGAAAAACTTCTCGGTACAATCGCTGGTGTTATGTCCAACCCGTGAACTGGCTGAACAGGTGGCGGAAGAAATTCGTCGTCTGGCACGCCCCATTGCCAACGTTAAAGTATTAACCGTTTGCGGTGGCACCCCGTTGAGACCTCAGGCTGATTCACTAAAACATGGCGCGCATATCATGGTCGGAACTCCGGGCAGGGTGGTGGACCATCTGGAAAAGCAGACGCTGGATTTAGAAGGCATCACAACCTTGGTGCTGGACGAAGCCGATCGTATGCTCGATATGGGATTCCAGCCAGCGCTCGACACCATCATCGAAGAACTGCCGATTCAGCGTCAGAACTTATTATTCAGTGCGACCTACCCACCGCAAATTCAATCCATCGCCGAGCGCGTGATGAAACAGCCGGTGCTGGTGCAGTCGATAGACAAACATACCCACGCCAGCATCGCGCAGGATTTCTATAAAATCAGTGACGAAGGCGAACGCGGGGTTGCCGTCCGATTGTTATTATTGAAACATCGCCCAGACTCTACCGTGATTTTCTGTAATACCAAAAATCATGTTAAAGAGCTGACGCAGGAACTGAAAAACTACGGTTTCAGTGTGCTCGCTCTGCATGGTGATCTGGAACAGAAAGAACGGGATCAGGCGTTAGTCCGATTCTCTAACAACAGCGTGTCGATCATGGTCGCGACCGACGTTGCCGCGCGCGGACTGGATATCGACTCACTAGATCTGGTCATCAACTACCACATCGCCAGCGATCCCGAAGTACATGTGCATCGCATCGGAAGAACTGGCCGTGCCGGAAATAAAGGCCATGCCTGCTCTATTGTCATCAATAAAGAAAGTCACAAGCTCGCTCGACTGGCTGACTATCTTGGACAGGAAATCACCACACAACCATTGCCTGATCGACAGCTGTTGAAAGAACCCACTTTCAGACCGCCGATGTCGACCATCCAGATCGATGGCGGAAAAAAACAGAAACTTCGTCCCGGCGATATCCTCGGTGCGCTAACCGCTGACTACCGAATCGAAGGTAGCGATGTCGGCAAGATCCAGGTCGCCAACAGTTGGGCCTATGTTGCCGTTAAAACGCCATTGCTGGAAACCGCAGTGCAATTGCTCAACAACGGTAAAATGAAAGGCAAGAAGTTCAGAGCAAGAAAGATCTAG